ACGCGAGCACCGACCGACGCGAATCGGCGGGCGAGATCGGCGCCGATGCCCCGCGACGCTCCGGTGACGACGACCCGCTTTCCGCGCACGTTCACGGCTCGACGCTACCGGCAAGTAACCCGGTTTGGTGCGGCCCACCGAGAATCGGCAAGACTCCTGCCCCATGAACGTCGTTGTCTGCGTGAAGCAGATCCCGGACCCCGCCAATCCTGGCTCGTTGGGTCCCGATAACTTCCTTGACCGTTCCGGCAAGCTCATCATCGACGACTCGGACATGTACGGCGTCGAGATGGCCCTGCAGCTCGTGACGGCCGCCGGTGGCGGCTCGGTGTCGCTCGTGTCGATGGCGCCGAACGGCGAGACGGCCGGTCTGCGCACCGCCCTCGCCATGGGCGCCGAGAAGGCCACGCTGGTCTCCGACGATGCGCTCAAGGGCTCGGACGCGCTCGGCACCGCCAAGGTCCTCGCTGCCGCCATCAAGCGCAACGAATACGACCTGATCCTGGCGGCCACCGAGTCGACCGACGGCTACACCGGCACCACGCCGGTGCAGATCGCCGAGCTGCTCGACCTGCCGGCGGTGACCTTCGCCAAGCACATCGAGGTCGACGGCTCGAACGTCAAGGTGCAGCGCCAGACCGAAGCCGGCTACGACGAAGTCACCTGCCCGCTCCCGGCGCTGGTGACCGTGACCGCCGGCGTCGTCGAGCCCCGCTACCCGTCCTTCAAGGGCATCATGGCCGCCAAGGGCAAGCCGCTCGACCAGCTGACCGTCGCCGACCTCGGGGTCGACGCCGGCGCGGTTGGCGCCGCCGGCTCGGGTCAGAACATCACCAACGTGGCCGCAGCCGAAGAGCGCAAGGCAGGCGAGATCGTCGTCGACGAAGGCGACGCCCACGAGAAGATCATTGCGTTCCTCGACCAGCTGAAGGTGATCTAAGTGGCGAAGGTTTGGGTGCTCGCGGAGGCGGCGAACGGCAAGGTCTCGTCGCTCTCCCTCGAACTGCTCACCAAGGCGCGTGAGCTCGGCGACGTCGAAGCCGTCGCCTGGGGCGCCGATGTGGCGTCGCTGGCCGGCGACCTCGGCGCCCACGGTGCGTCGGTTGTCCACGACCTCGGCGACCTCGGTCAGTCGCTCGCCGGCGTGCCGGTGGCTGCGGCGATCGCTGCGGCCATCGAGGCCGGCAACGGTCCTGACATCCTCCTCATCGGCCAGTCCTACGACGGTCGTGACGTCGCCGGTCGCCTGTCGGCCAAGCTCGACAAGCCGGTGCTGACCAACGTCGTCGGCCTCGACGCCGGCGATCCGCCAGTGGCGTCGCACGCCATCTTCGGTGGCTCGACGATCGTGCAGGCGACCTTCACCGGCAGCGGCCCGTTCATCTACCTCGTGCGGCCCAAGTCGTTCGCGGCGGAGCCGAACGGGGGCAGCGCCACGGTGCAGAGCCTCGCCGTTCCCGAGACGGGGGCGACCAACGCACCCGTCGTCAACGAGCGCCACGTCGAAGAGCGCACCGGACCGCAGCTCGACGAGGCCGCGGTAGTCGTGTCGGGTGGCCGTGGCCTCGGCGAGGCGGCGAACTACCAGATGGTCGAAGACCTGGCGAAGCTGCTCCACGGTGCGCCC
Above is a window of Acidimicrobiales bacterium DNA encoding:
- a CDS encoding electron transfer flavoprotein subunit beta/FixA family protein; the encoded protein is MNVVVCVKQIPDPANPGSLGPDNFLDRSGKLIIDDSDMYGVEMALQLVTAAGGGSVSLVSMAPNGETAGLRTALAMGAEKATLVSDDALKGSDALGTAKVLAAAIKRNEYDLILAATESTDGYTGTTPVQIAELLDLPAVTFAKHIEVDGSNVKVQRQTEAGYDEVTCPLPALVTVTAGVVEPRYPSFKGIMAAKGKPLDQLTVADLGVDAGAVGAAGSGQNITNVAAAEERKAGEIVVDEGDAHEKIIAFLDQLKVI
- a CDS encoding electron transfer flavoprotein subunit alpha/FixB family protein; the encoded protein is MAKVWVLAEAANGKVSSLSLELLTKARELGDVEAVAWGADVASLAGDLGAHGASVVHDLGDLGQSLAGVPVAAAIAAAIEAGNGPDILLIGQSYDGRDVAGRLSAKLDKPVLTNVVGLDAGDPPVASHAIFGGSTIVQATFTGSGPFIYLVRPKSFAAEPNGGSATVQSLAVPETGATNAPVVNERHVEERTGPQLDEAAVVVSGGRGLGEAANYQMVEDLAKLLHGAPGASRAIVDAGWVPYAYQVGQTGKTVKPTLYIACGISGATQHMVGMKGSKNIVAINKDQEAPILQIADLGIVGDVHKVMPKLIEALKARG